A genomic stretch from Anoplopoma fimbria isolate UVic2021 breed Golden Eagle Sablefish chromosome 8, Afim_UVic_2022, whole genome shotgun sequence includes:
- the LOC129094975 gene encoding claudin-19-like, translating into MASSGLQLLGFFLSLVGLAATVAATLMVEWKKQYQGKTHRIYEGLWMSCSGNERTTCEIHQYLLKLPTEVQATRGVMLVSIFLSAVALMVSTVGMKCTRFMDGKAESKSITAMVGGIMFMVAGLLTLIITSWYVKMIVQIFNESHRLQSFEFGKAVFVSWAGGLLTMAGGAFLSCRRCGQSQSSGSISSNHLLSTTHPKSNYV; encoded by the exons ATGGCCAGTTCGGGGCTGCAGCTCCTCGGGTTCTTCCTCTCGCTGGTCGGGCTCGCCGCCACGGTCGCCGCTACTTTGATGGTCGAATGGAAGAAGCAGTACCAGGGCAAGACGCACCGCATCTACGAGGGACTGTGGATGAGCTGCAGTGGAAACGAGAGGACAACCTGTGAAATTCACCAGTACCTCCTGAAGCTGCCAA CTGAGGTCCAGGCTACCAGAGGAGTGATGCTGGTCAgcatcttcctctctgctgtggCGCTGATGGTGTCCACAGTGGGAATGAAGTGCACCCGCTTCATGGACGGCAAAGCTGAGAGCAAATCCATAACAGCTATGGTCGGAGGAATCATGTTTATGGTTGCAG GTTTATTGACCCTCATTATAACCTCCTGGTACGTCAAGATGATTGTTCAGATCTTCAATGAATCCCATCGCCTGCAGAG ctTTGAGTTCGGTAAAGCCGTGTTTGTCAGCTGGGCTGGCGGCCTCCTCACTATGGCCGGCGGTGCTTTCCTGAGCTGTCGGAGATGCGGGCAGTCCCAGTCCAGTGGGTCCATCAGCTCCAACCACCTCCTCTCCACCACCCACCCAAAGTCCAACTACGTCTAG